The following are encoded in a window of Sphaerisporangium siamense genomic DNA:
- a CDS encoding TetR/AcrR family transcriptional regulator, translating into MNEKSRDDLPRSLEALWKGRERRPRGPAQALSLPRIVDAAIALADEEGLPALSMARLAQRLGCATMSLYRHVAGKDELQLLMADAASTPAPRIEPGPGGWRAGLGRWALEMLGVYHRHPWILQITGGPPLDPGQLAWVDAGLRTLRDTPLSPREKLSALMLVMYYTRGHAQIWARPPWQPAEALTDEAAYETLLTRLVDAERFPDLAEAIAGGAFAPEPDAAPEAGFTAGLDRILDGIDTLIGHRDPEYRTSPDTDYKTSE; encoded by the coding sequence ATGAACGAGAAGTCCCGCGACGATCTGCCGCGCTCACTGGAAGCCCTCTGGAAGGGCAGGGAACGCCGCCCGCGCGGCCCGGCGCAGGCGCTCAGCCTGCCGCGCATCGTCGACGCGGCCATCGCCCTCGCCGACGAGGAGGGCCTGCCCGCGCTGTCCATGGCCCGGCTCGCCCAGCGTCTCGGCTGCGCCACCATGTCGCTGTACCGGCACGTCGCCGGCAAGGACGAGCTGCAGCTCCTGATGGCCGACGCGGCGTCGACCCCCGCGCCGCGCATCGAGCCGGGCCCGGGCGGCTGGCGGGCCGGGCTGGGGCGGTGGGCGCTGGAGATGCTCGGGGTCTACCACCGGCACCCCTGGATCCTCCAGATCACCGGCGGCCCGCCTCTGGACCCGGGCCAGCTCGCCTGGGTGGACGCCGGGCTGCGCACGCTGAGGGACACGCCGCTGTCGCCGAGAGAGAAGCTGTCGGCGCTCATGCTGGTGATGTACTACACGCGCGGCCACGCGCAGATCTGGGCGCGCCCTCCCTGGCAGCCCGCCGAGGCCCTCACCGACGAGGCGGCCTATGAGACGCTGCTCACGCGCTTGGTGGACGCCGAGCGGTTCCCTGATCTGGCGGAGGCCATCGCGGGGGGTGCCTTCGCCCCCGAGCCGGACGCCGCTCCCGAGGCGGGCTTCACGGCCGGGCTCGACCGCATTCTCGACGGCATCGACACCCTGATCGGCCACCGCGATCCGGAGTACCGGACTTCACCGGACACCGACTACAAAACCTCCGAATAA
- a CDS encoding DUF2306 domain-containing protein, with protein sequence MAISTRAPQEHDPSPSPRARARVPWWRRPWMAPLGFLAVLFLAFSLPPYLTGDPARSRVPQVEGFAAHYPLLVAHVLFASVAMITCFLQVWPWFRRRHPAAHRWAGRVYVFAGVLPAGLSGIVIGAVTPFGPVLAVSNVMLALLWLGCTAAGYRMARRRRFADHRRWMLRAFALTFSIITNRIWGVILTLTLTPSLDTLFGGDQQELTRTVAGLGGWLGWTVPLLLVEWWLERGAAGRRRARARAGTAA encoded by the coding sequence ATGGCCATCTCCACGCGGGCACCTCAAGAGCACGACCCCAGCCCGTCACCGCGGGCTCGCGCGCGCGTTCCCTGGTGGCGGCGGCCCTGGATGGCGCCGCTCGGGTTCCTCGCCGTGCTGTTCCTGGCCTTCTCGCTGCCCCCGTACCTCACCGGCGACCCCGCGCGGTCCCGGGTGCCGCAGGTGGAGGGCTTCGCCGCCCACTACCCGCTGCTGGTCGCCCACGTGCTGTTCGCGAGCGTGGCCATGATCACCTGTTTCCTGCAGGTGTGGCCGTGGTTCCGGCGGCGCCACCCCGCCGCGCACCGGTGGGCCGGTCGCGTCTACGTCTTCGCCGGCGTGCTCCCCGCCGGACTCTCCGGCATCGTCATCGGGGCGGTCACGCCGTTCGGGCCGGTGCTGGCGGTCAGCAACGTCATGCTGGCGCTGCTGTGGCTCGGCTGCACCGCCGCCGGGTACCGCATGGCCAGGCGGCGCCGGTTCGCCGACCACCGGCGATGGATGCTGCGGGCCTTCGCGCTGACGTTCTCCATCATCACCAACCGGATCTGGGGTGTGATCCTCACCCTGACGCTCACCCCGTCGCTGGACACCCTCTTCGGCGGCGACCAGCAGGAGCTGACCCGGACCGTGGCCGGGCTCGGCGGCTGGCTGGGATGGACGGTGCCCCTGCTGCTGGTCGAGTGGTGGCTGGAGCGCGGCGCCGCCGGCAGGCGCCGCGCCCGTGCCCGCGCCGGCACCGCCGCCTGA
- a CDS encoding ferredoxin, with protein sequence MRLKIDPRRCQGHGRCYDLAPGLFGEDDEGYGKVLGDGAVPPGEEEAARLAVSNCPERAIETGREP encoded by the coding sequence ATGAGACTGAAGATCGACCCTCGGCGGTGCCAGGGCCACGGCCGCTGCTACGACCTCGCGCCGGGCCTGTTCGGCGAGGACGACGAGGGGTACGGGAAGGTCCTCGGGGACGGCGCCGTGCCGCCCGGGGAGGAGGAGGCGGCGCGCCTCGCGGTGTCCAACTGCCCGGAGCGCGCGATCGAGACCGGCCGGGAGCCCTGA
- a CDS encoding cytochrome P450 → MTVEDRFTRQFREKPSDRLMGARNQVVTGPVSDWTTDFSHTEPEWAADPYPIQDDLRRRCPIAHTDRFGGGWLPTRYDDVAAIAYDTERFSSRAVIMGNYRPPQTLAPVGGAPPISSDPPFHHDARKLLLPAFTKSAVAKREEATRAYCHELVDALEGREVVDAARDYAQHIPVRVIADMLGFPPEDGPRFREFVENTLEGANLPPDERIRRLDALFDYLYDQIGDHVDNPRDDLTTYLMNAELHGTKLQPSHVAGTMSLLLIAGIDTTWSAIGASLWHLAKTPEHRERLVAEPGLLPTAMEELLRVYAPVTMARLVKDDMRWGGVDMRAEDWILLSFPAANRDPAQFDRADEVVLDREVNRHVAFGLGIHRCVGSHLARMELRIALEVWLERLPVFHLAAPSAVTWAAGQVRGPRALPLRIG, encoded by the coding sequence ATGACCGTCGAGGACCGCTTCACGCGGCAGTTCCGGGAGAAGCCGAGCGACCGTCTCATGGGCGCCCGCAACCAGGTCGTCACCGGCCCGGTGTCGGACTGGACCACCGACTTCTCCCACACCGAGCCCGAGTGGGCCGCCGACCCGTACCCGATCCAGGACGACCTGCGGCGGCGCTGCCCGATCGCGCACACCGACCGGTTCGGAGGCGGCTGGCTGCCGACCCGGTACGACGACGTCGCGGCCATCGCCTACGACACCGAGCGCTTCTCGTCGCGGGCGGTCATCATGGGCAACTACCGGCCGCCCCAGACGCTGGCGCCGGTCGGCGGCGCGCCGCCGATCTCCTCCGACCCGCCCTTCCACCACGACGCCCGCAAGCTGCTGCTCCCGGCCTTCACCAAGAGCGCGGTCGCCAAACGGGAGGAGGCGACCCGCGCCTACTGCCACGAGCTCGTCGACGCGCTGGAGGGCCGGGAGGTCGTGGACGCGGCGCGCGACTACGCCCAGCACATCCCGGTCCGGGTCATCGCCGACATGCTGGGCTTCCCGCCCGAGGACGGGCCGCGGTTCCGGGAGTTCGTCGAGAACACGCTCGAAGGCGCCAACCTGCCGCCGGACGAGCGGATCCGGCGGCTGGACGCGCTGTTCGACTACCTGTACGACCAGATCGGCGACCACGTCGACAACCCTCGCGACGATCTGACGACGTACCTCATGAACGCCGAGCTCCACGGCACGAAGCTGCAGCCGTCCCACGTGGCCGGCACGATGTCGCTCCTGCTGATCGCCGGCATCGACACCACGTGGAGCGCGATCGGGGCGTCGCTGTGGCACCTGGCGAAGACGCCCGAGCACCGCGAGCGGCTGGTGGCCGAGCCCGGCCTGCTCCCGACCGCGATGGAGGAGCTGCTCAGGGTCTACGCGCCGGTGACGATGGCGCGGCTGGTCAAGGACGACATGCGCTGGGGCGGCGTCGACATGAGGGCCGAGGACTGGATCCTGCTGTCGTTCCCCGCGGCCAACCGTGACCCGGCGCAGTTCGACCGGGCGGACGAGGTGGTCCTGGACCGCGAGGTCAACCGGCACGTCGCGTTCGGCCTCGGCATCCACCGCTGCGTGGGCTCCCACCTGGCCCGCATGGAGCTGCGGATCGCCCTGGAGGTCTGGCTGGAGCGCCTCCCCGTCTTCCACCTCGCCGCCCCCTCGGCCGTGACCTGGGCGGCGGGCCAGGTCCGCGGCCCGCGGGCCCTCCCGCTCCGTATCGGCTGA